One segment of Anomalospiza imberbis isolate Cuckoo-Finch-1a 21T00152 chromosome 2, ASM3175350v1, whole genome shotgun sequence DNA contains the following:
- the CDX2 gene encoding homeobox protein CDX-2 — protein MYVSYLLEKDGPMYPGPVRHSGGLNLAAQNFVGAPQYADYGGYHVNLDGAQSPGPAWPAPYAAPLRDDWGTYGQGAPPAAGAVHGLNGGSPAAPMAYSPADYHHHHHHPHAHHHAGPAPHCSAGVMQPLNAASAAASAAPEPLSPGGQRRGLCEWMRKPAQPPLSSQVKTRTKDKYRVVYTDHQRLELEKEFHYSRYITIRRKAELASNLGLSERQVKIWFQNRRAKERKINKKKLQQAQPGGAEPLSPSASLQGPAAGAAAAGLGPAAPQ, from the exons ATGTACGTGAGCTACCTCCTGGAGAAGGACGGGCCCATGTACCCCGGCCCGGTGCGGCACTCGGGGGGGCTTAACCTGGCGGCGCAGAACTTCGTAGGTGCCCCGCAGTACGCGGACTACGGCGGGTACCATGTGAACCTCGACGGCGCCCAGTCCCCGGGGCCGGCCTGGCCCGCGCCCTACGCCGCCCCGCTCCGCGACGACTGGGGCACCTATGGCCAAGGGGCACCGCCGGCCGCCGGCGCCGTCCACGGCCTCAACGGGGGCTCCCCCGCCGCCCCCATGGCCTACAGCCCCGCCGactaccaccaccaccaccaccacccgCACGCCCACCACCacgccggccccgcgccccaCTGCTCCGCCGGGGTCATGCAGCCCCTCAACgccgccagcgccgccgccagcgccgcccccgagccgctcTCCCCCGGTGGGCAGCGCCGCGGCCTCTGCGAGTGGATGAGGAAGCCGGCGCAGCCCCCGCTCAGCAGCCAGG TTAAAACCAGGACGAAAGACAAGTACCGCGTCGTGTACACCGACCACCAGcggctggagctggagaaggagttTCACTACAGCCGCTACATCACCATCAGGAGAAAAGCGGAGCTGGCGTCCAACCTGGGGCTATCGGAGAGGCAG GTGAAAATCTGGTTCCAGAATAGGCGGGCGAAGGAGAGGAAGATCAACAAGAAGAAGCTGCAGCAGGCGCAGCCCGGCGGCGCggagcccctcagccccagcGCCTCCTTGCAGGGtcccgcggcgggggcggccgccgccgggctgggccccgccgccccgcagTGA